The stretch of DNA TCCTTCACCAGCTATTACGTGGCGAAGGCGTGAAAGGATACGCGGGTTACAAAAAAGTCCGGCGCGGGGCCTGAGCCGGTCAGGCCCCGCCTGATTCTCAGTAGCTGCCGCCCTGGGCGCGGGCGGCCTGCACCTGCTCCTGCGTGATCGGCACGATCTTGATTTCCACGCGACGGTTGCGGGCCTTGCCCTCCGGCGTGGCATTGTCGGCCACGGGCATGGTGGCGCCGAAGCCCTGAGCGCGCACGCGGCTGGCGCTGACGCCGCGGATCGACATGTAATCCGCCACGGTGCGGGCGCGGTTCTCCGACAGGACCTGATTGTGCTGCGGCGTGCCGCTGCTGTCGGTGTGGCCGTAAACGTCGATCAGGCTGTTGGGATAATCGTTCAGGCTCTGCGCGATCTTGTCCAGCGTGGGGCGGAACTGCGGCTGCAGGGCATAGCTGTCGCTGTCGAAGGTGACGCCATCGGGCAGGTTGACCAGGATGGCGCGCCCGTCATCGCTCTGGCTGATGTTGACGCCGGTGCCGGCGGTCTTTTCACGCAGGTCGCGGATCTGCTTGTCCTTGGCATAGCCGATCGAGCCGCCCACGATGCCGCCGATCCCCGCGCCGATGATGCGGCCCGTGCCGCCGCCGATCAGCCCGCCGATCAGAATGCCGCCCAGCACGCCCGCACCCGCGCCGATGGCGGTGCGCGACACTTTCTTGTGCCCGGTGTTGGGATCGGTCACGCAGCCCGCCGTCATCAGCGAGAGGGCCGCCAGAGCGCCAACTGCTGCGCGTGACTTGGTGAGCATGGATGCGATCTCCTGTGCGACGTCCTGAATGTCGCAACTCGTATCATGCGTTTTCGGTGAACGACAGCTTGACCGGAGAGTTATGAACCATCGAACATGTGAATTATTGCAATCTTTTCGCATGTGCCGAAGGTTTGGGCCAATGGTCCGGGAATGCCCCTTCGCGCGGGAATGGAAAGCTGTTAAGGTGGGATTATTGTGACACCCTTTCCCTGGACAGACCTGTTGATGATCGCGGGGCTGGTCGTTTTGAACGGCCTGTTCTCGATGTCGGAACTGGCAATCGTATCGGCCCGCCCGGCCCGGCTCAAACTTCTGGTGGAGCGCGGGCGGCGCGGCGCACGCGCGGCCCTTGAACTGGCCGAAGATCCCGGCAAGCTGCTCTCCACCGCGCAGATCGGCATCACGCTGATCGCGCTGGTGACGGGCGCGCTTTCCGAAGCCAGCCTCGGCACGCCGGTCGCTCAGCGGCTGGAGGCGCTGGGCATTCCCCACCGCTTTGCCGATGAAACCGGGCTGGTGCTGGTGATGGGCATCACCACCTTCGTCAGCCTGATCGCGGGCGAACTGGTGCCCAAGCAACTTGCGCTGCGCATGGCCGAGCCCATCGCCTGCCTCGCCGCGCCCGTCATGGTTCGCCTTGCGCGCTGGACCGCGCCCCTGGTCTGGGTGCTGGACCGCAGCTCGCAGGGGCTGCTGCGCCTGCTGGGCGTCAAGCACACCGACGAACCTTCCGTCACCGAGGAAGAGCTTCACCTGATGTTCGCCGAGGCCACCCGCTCCGGCGTGATCGAGGAGGAAGAGCGCGAGATCATGACCGGCATCATGCGCCTGGCCGGTCGCCCCGTGCGCGAGGTGATGACGCCCCGCAACCAGATCGACTGGATCGACGTCAACGCCAGCGAGACCGCCGTGCGTGAGCGTATCGCCGCCAGCCCGCACTCGATGCTGGCCATCGGCGACGGATCGCCCGACAAGATCCTGGGCGTGGCCAAGGTGCGCGAGATCCTCGCCGTGCTGGTGGCCGGGCGCGTGCTGAACCTGCGCCGCCTGATCCGCAAGGCCGAGATCATCCCCGACCAGCTCGACGCCATGGACGCGCTGCGCATCCTGCAGCAATCGGGCATCTCCATGGCGCTGGTGCATGACGAATACGGCCATGTCGAAGGCATCGTCACCCCCGCCGACCTGCTCTCGGCCATCGTGGGCACCTTCGTGAGCCATCAGGACGACGGCGAAGGCCCCATGGTTATCGAGCGCGAGGATGGCAGCATGCTGATCGCGGGCGCCCTGCCCGCGGACGCCCTGAGCCGCCGTCTCGGTTTGGACCTGCCCGAGCACCGCGATTACGCGACGACGGCGGGCTTTGCCCTGTCGGTGATGAAGCGGTTTCCGGATGAGGGCGATGTGTTCGAGGTGCCGGAGTGGCGTTTCGAAATCGTCGATATGGATGGGCGGAAGATCGACAAGCTGCTGGTGAGCAGGATTGTGCTGGCAGACGTGGAAGAAGAGTAAGAGAAGATGCGAGGGGGTTACCCCCTCGCGCTCCCATAACGTCTTCCGACGAGAGCCAGGGGCGCCCGATCCTCGTGCCCAGTCTCTCCACCTGCGCTACATCAAGCGCCGCAGGCAGTGATCCGTGCTGTCAAAGCCTGCGGCGCGGCAAGCTGGGCGCAAGGCCGAACCCGAAGCGCAACGCAGACAATAAAGGGAGCGCGAGGGCGATGGCCCTCGCATCTTCTCTTCTTCCTGAACCCCGAAAAAACAAAACCGCCCGCGAGTCTCCTCGCAGGCGGCTGTGTAAACGCGAAAACCGGAGCCTTACTTGGCTGTGGTCGTCTGCGCCTCGCGACCGTTGCCTTCGGGCGCCGCGATGATGTCGCGGGTGATGTCGCCCTTATCGACGGCGTTGGTCTTGGGGTCGGCGGCGGTGGAGCGGATGCCTGCCTCGGGTTCGCCGGCCTTGCGCAGGGTGGCGTTTTCGACCGGGCTCTTGCCGGCTTCGCCGCCGAACATGGCGGCCAGTGCGTCCTGCTGGCTGCTGCGGCTGGCGGGGCGCGGGGCACCGGGTGTCGGCGGGGTCATCGCGAAATCGGGCGGAATGTAGAGCGGGGCCTGGCGCTGCACCGCGAATTCATCGGGGCGCACGCGCGCGAAGAGACGATCGGTGCAGCCCGACAGCGTCAGGGTGATGGCGCTCGCCAGCAGAATGGCGGTGGACTTGCGCATGTGTATCAGCTCTCCGTCGCGGTGTTGGCCTGATCCTGTGGCCGAGAGGCGCGCTTTTCGCCTGAAAGGAAGGATCGGGCAAGGATAATCAGGACGCCGATGGTGATCGCGGCATCCGCCAGGTTGAAAATGAGGAAGGGGCGGAAGGCGCCGAAGTGCAGATCCGCATAATCAACGACATAGCCAAGGGCAGCGCGGTCGCGGATGTTGCCCAGCGCGCCGCCCAGGATCATGCCCAGCGCGGCGGTGTCGGCAAAGCGCTTTTCGCGCAGCAACCAGATGGTGACGAAACCGGCGATCAGCGCGGTCATGCCGACAAGCGCCCAGCGCGCGCCGTCCGACCCGGCGGTGAAGAGGCCGAGGGAGACGCCGAAGTTTTGCCGCCAGCTCAGGCCGAAGAAGGGGATGATCGGCAGGTCGGGAACGGCGGGGTTCCAGGTGGCGGTGCTGATGTTGCGATCATAGATCGCCGGCAGGCCGATGGGGTGCACGACCGCCCACTTCACCGCCTGATCGGCGGCAAAGGTCAGGGCGGCAACGCCCAGGCCCAGCAGGCGGTTGCGCTTGAAGCTGCTCATTCAGCCGTTTCCATGGCAGAAACGACATGATCGCAGCGTGAACAGAGATCGCCGTCCTCGGTCACGTCGGGCAGGTGGCGCCAGCAGCGGCCGCATTTTTGCGCCTCGGTGCGGGTGACGGCCAGAGCCTCGCCGCGATGCACGGCGGCGCTGATGAACAGTTCGGCCAGATCGGCTTCAGGCGCATCGGCGGGGACGGTGACTTCGGCTTCCAGCGAGGAACCGAGGGTCTTGTCACGGCGCAGAGGCTCGATGGCGGCCAGTGCCTCGGCGCGCAGGGCACGCAGGGCGGTCCAGCGTTCGGCGTCCAGCGTGGCGGCGGGGATGGCGGGCCATTCCTGCAGATGCACGCTCTCGCCGGCGAAGCGCGACTGCCAGACCTCTTCGGCGGTGAAGACCAGCACCGGCGCGGCATAGCGGATCAGCGCGTGGAACAGCACGTCCAGCACGGTGCGATAGGCGCGGCGCTTCACGTCATCCGCAGCGTCGCAGTACAGCGAATCCTTGCGGATATCGAAGAAGAAGGCCGACAGGTCCTCGTTGCAGAAATCGACCAGCGAGCGGACATAGGCGTTGAAGTCGAAATCCTCGACCGCCTGCTTGAGCACACCATCGAGCTGCGCCAGCAGGCCCAGCACATAGCGCTCCAGCTCGGGCATCTCGGCGACATCGAGACGTTCCGCCTCGGTGAAGCCGTCCAGCGCGCCCAGCAGATAGCGGAAGGTGTTGCGCAGCTTGCGATACTGGTCGGCGATGCCCTTGAGGATCTCGTCACCGATGCGGTGATCCTCGGTGTAATCCACCGACAGGGCCCAGAGGCGCACGATATCCGCGCCATAGGTCTCCATCACCTTGAGCGGGTCGATGGTGTTGCCCAGCGACTTGGACATCTTGTGACCCTTGGCATCCATGGTGAAGCCGTGAGTCAGGATGGCCTTGTAAGGCGCATGGCCGCGCGTGGCGCAGCCTTCCAGCAGCGAGGACTGGAACCAGCCGCGATGCTGGTCGCTGCCTTCGAGATACAGATCGGCATGCGGGCCCTTGTAGCCTTCGGGGCGCAGCAGATCGGGCCAGCGACCCGATTCCAGCACAAAGGCATGGGTGCTGCCCGAATCGAACCACACGTCGAGAATGTCGGTGACGCGCTCGTAATCGGCCAGATCGTAGTCGGCGCCCAGATAGGCCTGTGCGCGTTCCTCGTCCCAAGCGTCGACGCCCTCGGCCTTGATGCCCTCGA from Novosphingobium sp. encodes:
- a CDS encoding OmpA family protein — translated: MLTKSRAAVGALAALSLMTAGCVTDPNTGHKKVSRTAIGAGAGVLGGILIGGLIGGGTGRIIGAGIGGIVGGSIGYAKDKQIRDLREKTAGTGVNISQSDDGRAILVNLPDGVTFDSDSYALQPQFRPTLDKIAQSLNDYPNSLIDVYGHTDSSGTPQHNQVLSENRARTVADYMSIRGVSASRVRAQGFGATMPVADNATPEGKARNRRVEIKIVPITQEQVQAARAQGGSY
- a CDS encoding hemolysin family protein — protein: MTPFPWTDLLMIAGLVVLNGLFSMSELAIVSARPARLKLLVERGRRGARAALELAEDPGKLLSTAQIGITLIALVTGALSEASLGTPVAQRLEALGIPHRFADETGLVLVMGITTFVSLIAGELVPKQLALRMAEPIACLAAPVMVRLARWTAPLVWVLDRSSQGLLRLLGVKHTDEPSVTEEELHLMFAEATRSGVIEEEEREIMTGIMRLAGRPVREVMTPRNQIDWIDVNASETAVRERIAASPHSMLAIGDGSPDKILGVAKVREILAVLVAGRVLNLRRLIRKAEIIPDQLDAMDALRILQQSGISMALVHDEYGHVEGIVTPADLLSAIVGTFVSHQDDGEGPMVIEREDGSMLIAGALPADALSRRLGLDLPEHRDYATTAGFALSVMKRFPDEGDVFEVPEWRFEIVDMDGRKIDKLLVSRIVLADVEEE
- a CDS encoding DUF3035 domain-containing protein — translated: MRKSTAILLASAITLTLSGCTDRLFARVRPDEFAVQRQAPLYIPPDFAMTPPTPGAPRPASRSSQQDALAAMFGGEAGKSPVENATLRKAGEPEAGIRSTAADPKTNAVDKGDITRDIIAAPEGNGREAQTTTAK
- the lspA gene encoding signal peptidase II produces the protein MSSFKRNRLLGLGVAALTFAADQAVKWAVVHPIGLPAIYDRNISTATWNPAVPDLPIIPFFGLSWRQNFGVSLGLFTAGSDGARWALVGMTALIAGFVTIWLLREKRFADTAALGMILGGALGNIRDRAALGYVVDYADLHFGAFRPFLIFNLADAAITIGVLIILARSFLSGEKRASRPQDQANTATES